Within the Candidatus Effluviviaceae Genus I sp. genome, the region GACCACAGGACGCAGGCGCGCATCCGGAAGGTCGTGCTCTACGCGGCGCTCACCGCGGCCGCGGTCGTCGTGCTGTTCCCCTTCTTCTGGATGGTCGTGACGGCGTTCAAGGAGCCGGGCAAGGAGTTCACGCCCGACGTCCTCCCCAACCCGCCGACGCTCGAGAACTTCCGGCGGGTGCTCACCGACTACGGGTTCGGCGGGTACTTCGTCAACAGCGTCATCGTCGCGACCGTGGCCGCGACGTTCGCGACGCTCTTCGCGGCGCTCGCGGGCTACGTGTTCGCGAAGAAGCGGTTCTTCATGAAGGAGAAGCTGTTCGCGTTCCTGCTCGGGTCGCTCATGATCCCCGGGCTCATGTACGTCGTGCCGCAGTTCGCCGTCGTGCACCGGCTCGGCTGGATGAACACCTACCAGGCGATGATCGTGCCGCACCTCGCCAACGTGTTCGGCCTGTTCCTCATGCGGCAGTACATGACCACGATCCCGTCCGAGCTCCTCGAGGCGGCGCGGATGGACGGCGCCGGGGAGTGGCAGCAGTTTCGGAAGGTCATGGTGCCGCTCTCGGTGCCGATCCTCGCGACGCTTTTCCTGCTGACATTCCAGTTCCATTGGAATAACTTCCTGTGGCAGCTCATCGTGGTGAACGTCGAGAGGCTCTACACGGTGCCGGTCGGGCTCGCGCTCTTCAAGAGCGCGCACGAGGAGCTGTACACGCTCAAGATGGCCGGCTCGTGCATTTCCGTCATCCCGATCGCGGCCCTCTTCTTCTTCGCGCAGCGGTACTTCATCGAGGGCATGACGATGGGAGCGCTCAAGGGATGACGCGGCGCGGGAGACGGACGGCGCGGCGCGCCGAGGGAGGTCGTTCATGAGGTCGTTCGTTCGTTGGGCGCGCTACGCGGCGGGGATCGCCGCGCTCGGGTTGCTCACCTGTCCGTGCGGATGCGGGCAGAGGGCGGAGCGTGGGACGCTCGTCGTCTGGCAGACCTACAATGAGGAAGAGAACCCGGTCTTCAAGGAGATCGTGGCGAAGTTCGAGGAGGCGCACCCGGGCGTGACGGTGAGCGTCGAGCGGCTCCCGTTCGCGGGCGCCGAGCCGAAGATCCAGACGGCGCTCACGACGCGCACCGAGCCCGACATCGCGCGCGTGGACGTGTCGTTCCTGGCGAAGCTCGCCA harbors:
- a CDS encoding carbohydrate ABC transporter permease, with the translated sequence MDHRTQARIRKVVLYAALTAAAVVVLFPFFWMVVTAFKEPGKEFTPDVLPNPPTLENFRRVLTDYGFGGYFVNSVIVATVAATFATLFAALAGYVFAKKRFFMKEKLFAFLLGSLMIPGLMYVVPQFAVVHRLGWMNTYQAMIVPHLANVFGLFLMRQYMTTIPSELLEAARMDGAGEWQQFRKVMVPLSVPILATLFLLTFQFHWNNFLWQLIVVNVERLYTVPVGLALFKSAHEELYTLKMAGSCISVIPIAALFFFAQRYFIEGMTMGALKG